A genomic window from Sandaracinaceae bacterium includes:
- a CDS encoding DMT family transporter, whose amino-acid sequence MNDGEPARPRRGDLLALISAVFAAVFLLAFRAANEAAPRDAAVFAMLACSTVFNAGFAASRLRARPSRPPKVAVVATLVLAVLTILGNVGVAGALTHLDPGLTSTILQTQVFFVGLGGWLFLGEKVTPAFVIGAVFAVGGFGVIAIDDPSEASIEVVGVLFALLGSLGFGAMLLYTRKVITRIDPVGVNVARLALAVLVMGLWLGPTGGLARLPVEAWAMTALAAACGPFISRLCLMFAVRHISASRAKLLTLLTPIFAFSLEVAFLGSWPSLRELGGAALILAGVVLPVLSGRVAPPDPRTPG is encoded by the coding sequence GTGAACGACGGAGAGCCCGCCCGCCCTCGCCGAGGCGATCTCCTCGCGCTGATCTCGGCCGTCTTCGCGGCCGTCTTCCTGCTCGCCTTCCGCGCCGCGAACGAGGCGGCGCCGCGCGACGCCGCCGTCTTCGCGATGCTCGCCTGCTCCACCGTCTTCAACGCGGGCTTCGCCGCGTCCCGCCTGCGCGCCCGACCCTCGCGCCCCCCGAAGGTCGCCGTGGTCGCCACCCTCGTCCTGGCCGTCCTGACGATCCTCGGCAACGTCGGCGTGGCGGGCGCTCTGACGCACCTCGACCCCGGCCTCACCAGCACGATCCTCCAGACCCAGGTCTTCTTCGTCGGCCTGGGCGGTTGGCTCTTTCTCGGGGAGAAGGTCACCCCGGCGTTCGTCATCGGCGCCGTGTTCGCGGTCGGCGGCTTCGGCGTGATCGCGATCGACGACCCGAGCGAGGCGTCCATCGAGGTCGTCGGCGTGCTCTTCGCCCTCCTCGGCTCGCTCGGCTTCGGCGCGATGCTCCTCTACACGCGCAAGGTCATCACCCGGATCGATCCGGTGGGCGTCAACGTCGCGCGCCTCGCGCTCGCCGTGTTGGTGATGGGCCTCTGGCTCGGTCCGACGGGGGGGCTCGCGCGGCTCCCCGTGGAGGCGTGGGCGATGACCGCGCTCGCCGCCGCGTGCGGGCCGTTCATCAGCCGGCTCTGTTTGATGTTCGCGGTGCGCCACATCAGCGCGTCGCGCGCCAAGCTCCTGACCCTGCTGACGCCGATCTTCGCGTTCTCGCTCGAGGTGGCCTTCCTCGGCTCGTGGCCTTCGCTCCGCGAGCTGGGCGGGGCGGCGCTGATCTTGGCGGGGGTGGTCCTTCCGGTGCTCAGCGGCCGAGTCGCGCCGCCAGATCCCCGAACGCCAGGCTGA
- a CDS encoding VWA domain-containing protein: MNASAVLDLEARVASPRPGVWGLDGRPTALTALASDGVQVDGVRVALSDLEALADLELDAAGDARLRTDAALEASATLEHDTLPTAGGETRVVVRVRASDSLSLPRGRLRVHLVIDRSSSMQRTWDRVLASARMLIDRLHPDDELQIVAYGTDAIESYPAQRVGDGRAAIRALEEITVGGGTHIEAGLELAYARASTDDTRSLCILLSDGVPNHGAFEAAELGSLAARARRRGVVTSVIGLGTEFDARVLRAVSRQGQGGYHVSADLSGLSAGLLAELDAHARAAARQVSVRVQVPESVEVLGVEGETAASVTGESARLDLSSLDAGEERRLIVRVRVPAGHRARAVASVRLSYESGLGGSVADAASLGVSFGPRAVVATGEASAAVLDTDLSASLDVASEAIAMGDVEAARGALLAHATLAEGRVEHQRSERLQARVRVVRRVARAVEDLLPGASHGQRRQVSLAFGDLAARLGR; this comes from the coding sequence GTGAACGCCTCGGCCGTCCTCGATCTCGAGGCGCGCGTAGCTTCTCCCCGCCCCGGCGTCTGGGGCCTCGACGGCCGGCCCACCGCGCTGACCGCCCTCGCCAGCGACGGCGTCCAGGTCGACGGCGTTCGCGTCGCGCTCTCCGATCTCGAGGCGCTCGCGGACCTCGAGCTCGACGCGGCCGGGGACGCGCGCCTCCGGACCGACGCCGCGCTCGAGGCGTCCGCTACACTCGAGCACGACACCTTGCCCACGGCGGGCGGCGAGACGCGGGTGGTCGTGCGGGTCCGGGCCAGCGACTCCCTCTCGCTCCCGCGCGGCCGCCTCCGCGTGCACCTCGTCATCGACCGCTCTTCGTCGATGCAGCGGACCTGGGACCGCGTGCTCGCGTCGGCCCGCATGTTGATCGACCGGCTACACCCGGACGACGAGCTGCAGATCGTCGCCTACGGGACCGACGCCATCGAGTCGTACCCCGCCCAGCGCGTCGGCGACGGACGCGCGGCGATCCGCGCGCTCGAGGAGATCACGGTCGGCGGCGGCACCCACATCGAGGCGGGCCTCGAGCTCGCCTACGCGCGCGCCTCGACCGACGACACACGCAGCCTCTGCATCCTCCTCTCCGACGGCGTGCCGAACCACGGCGCCTTCGAGGCGGCCGAGCTGGGCAGCCTGGCTGCGCGAGCGCGCCGCCGCGGGGTGGTCACGAGCGTGATCGGCCTGGGCACCGAGTTCGACGCGCGGGTGCTCCGCGCGGTCTCGCGCCAAGGCCAGGGTGGCTACCACGTGAGCGCGGATCTGAGCGGGCTCTCCGCGGGGTTGCTGGCCGAGCTCGACGCGCACGCGCGCGCCGCCGCGCGCCAGGTCTCGGTCCGCGTGCAGGTGCCGGAGAGCGTCGAGGTGCTCGGCGTCGAGGGAGAGACGGCGGCGAGCGTGACCGGGGAGTCCGCGCGCCTGGATCTGTCGAGCCTCGACGCCGGCGAGGAGCGCCGGCTGATCGTCCGGGTCCGCGTGCCGGCCGGGCACCGAGCGCGAGCGGTCGCCTCGGTGCGCCTGTCCTACGAGAGCGGCCTCGGCGGCTCGGTCGCGGACGCCGCGTCGCTGGGCGTGTCCTTCGGCCCGCGGGCCGTGGTCGCCACCGGTGAGGCGTCGGCCGCGGTGCTGGACACGGACCTCTCGGCCAGCCTGGACGTCGCCTCGGAGGCGATCGCGATGGGCGACGTCGAGGCCGCGCGCGGCGCGCTCCTGGCTCACGCCACGCTGGCGGAGGGGCGCGTCGAGCACCAGCGCAGCGAGCGGCTCCAGGCGCGGGTCAGGGTCGTGCGGCGCGTCGCGCGGGCGGTCGAAGACCTGCTCCCCGGCGCGAGCCACGGCCAGCGCCGGCAGGTCAGCCTGGCGTTCGGGGATCTGGCGGCGCGACTCGGCCGCTGA